ATAGATAGCGCTAAAACATTTGCAGAAGTGGCTGACTAAAATGTAGGGgatcatgctgcttttcttttttctttaggcaAGAATCACAGTGAAATGACTAGCTGCTTCTAAAGTAGAATCTGTGGctaaaacaaaagcacatttgTTAAAGTTCAGGAAGAAATGTCCCTTGTAGGCAGGTTATCCCATGCATGCCTGCTCCCAGGTGGTTTGCACTGCTTTGTGAATTGCAGGGGATTTTTACTGTGGTCAGAGGTGGTGTATTAGCTTTGAGATGATGCTGTCTTTTGTGCTGTGAGATAAGCACTGAATACAAAATACCAGCTTAAAAATAAGGGTGGGTGGGGAGGCTGGTGGACATCAGTGTGTGTGAGCaattttctgatttctctttttttctccccagaaaaCGCGTACCAGACAATCGCCCATGTTAAATTTTCTCCAGTACCAGATGAACACAGTGAGGATGTGTGGACCAGATCTCACCTagtagcttttttttaatgatctatTTTCTGTGAGGTTGTGGAACAGAAGCTTGAAAAGAGCGGATCTCCATCAATGGCATGAAATAACTGACTTCAGTTGGTTTTAACTTATTTCGGTTTCTATGTGTTGTGGGGAAGAATTCGCTTTCAAGTAAATCAGGGGTTTTATACAaccctctttccttctgttcctcTCCTGGTTCCACTTAAAAtacaccaaaataaataaaaattcatattcATCGAGTTGTCTTTGTGTAGAAGCAAGAAGGGCAGCTCCCTTCGGACAGCTGCAGTGCACACCCTCGGTCCTCAGATGCTTCAGGCATCAGCACAAAGGGTAACCAACCACTTGGGCTGCTGTAGCTCACTGGTTCAGGTTGGCCTGGTGCGTTCAGTGAGAGCAGTTTATTCCAGTCCTGTCTGTAGAGGCTTTCAGTTGGAATCCTAGGAATAGTCTCTGAAGTTAAATGCTACCTTTTTCTGGTGATACTGGAGGATTACTCATTTTTTGAtgatgaaagaaagaggaaaaagctgaagaagaacTTAGTGCCCAAAACTCCAGTTTAAGGGGTTTTACAGCTTTTTACACTACAAATTTTATATGGGTAGGAGTTCTGCTGAGGGGAAGGTAGAGTTTGGGAGAGATGACCAAATATTCTGTGTGTTTAACTGTGAAGTACTGAACTTGGGCCAACTTTACAAACCCTTGATGAGAGGGTGGTTGGTGGCGAGTGTGCCAGGCTGCATTGCGCTCCTTGCCCGCCCTCCCCTTGTCATGTCTACTGTAGCCTATCTTTATATTCCCTTTCCTATTCCAGTGGTTGCTGCAAGAAGACAACATGTTTTTTAATTGGACTAGTTTCTTCATGCTCAGGTCATGAAGAAGTCCTTGATGCCTGCAGCACATTCgcagcagctggaagcaggGACAAGCAGAGGCACTCACTGTCTGTGTGGGAGCCCCAAGAGCTGAGCCACCAGTGACCCTGCTGGCCCTGCAAGCACAATGCGGTGCCCTGCCAGACAACAGGGCTGCTCGCCAAAGGAGCAAGAGTACTTTCTTGATTTCAAATTGTCTGTGCAAGCATTTTTCTCATTAGGTTTTCTAAACCAGAAGAGACTCTTGCTTACAGAATGCTCCTCCAAACATTTAAACTGATCAGATCTCCGAAAGTGCCAATACTGTGTCAGGAGTGCTGTGTTAAAATACAACCACTGACGAGCAGGTGAAAGCACCTTCTTGCCCACCCCCTCAGACAAGTAAAGCACCAGGTCAGTTCCATAGGAAATAAACCATTGAACTTGGATGTTAAAAAAGCCCGAAATACTTGTCCTGCTGAATAATTTTCTATTGTGGGAAGAAACAGGTTAGATAAAGAATTTGGAAAGAGAGAATTTGGTTAATTCCAAAGAAGGCTGTTTTAACTCACCGAGATGTTAGTATACTTTGTTTAATTTGGCTGCATGCTACAGGGGTGCCAGCCAGATCTAAATTCAGACTTCATTTAACAAGACAGCAAGTGCTAGCAGAGTCTGTGTGTTTCCAGATCATTTTTCAAGCATGTAAATGACATTAAGCAGTCACGAACTGGCACTGACTCAAACCTGTTCTGGGAAgccaactgctgctgctgcaggctgcgCTGATGAGACAGTTCCACTTGACGAgtgaggcagagagagaagtgGCTGTTCTGTGCTGCCACGGGCTCCCCACCCTCTTCAAAAGCTGTCTTTTACCAAACTCAgtggtctgtgctgtggaatcaaaagctgaaaatgtcattttgagTCAGATTTCTGCGTTAcacaatgaaagcaaaacatactTAAGAAAGAGTTCAGTGCATTTTGAAGGGGATCTGAACTGGTAGGAGTTACAAGCTGGAGAAATACCCAGCTGAAATTAACAGAGTGAAGTTTGCCTCAGCTTCAAATTCTGTGCGAGCCTGTAGCAGCAGGCTCCCAGCCCAGGGCTTCATTCATGCAAGTTTACCTTTGCAGCTCTTGTGGTGGTTCTGTTTTAGTCAggctttgattttcttctttgctacTGCATGAGAACTCGGTGTGTAAAGCTGCCCTTAATGGCAGTGTTGTTGGTAACAGAAACTAGCAGCAAAGCCTGTTGCTTTCCTCACCATCGTTTAAAAAGCTGCTTGGCAATAACAAAACAAGGGTGGCTGCAAATTTTCCAGGAAGAAGGCGGCAGCGGTAAGAGGAGAGCTCGCGGCTACATCCGCGCTGTTTCCTTGATAGCGCAGCCAGGGTTCTGCTGCCGCTTCCCACGCGGCAGAGAGGGAAACCTTCAAGCTGTTCCTGTGTTTCAGATAAGTCATTTGAGACAAATGCTGTGGTTACTTTAGAGCTGTGACTCGGCAGCAATCACCTTGAACTGTGGCTTCCAGCTGAGCTCGGACTCCTCAGCAAGGTGGAGGGGAGAAGAGCAAGCCCATGGGTGAAGAGCAGCAAGTCCATTCGTGCTCTGTACAGTCCACCCATGGAAAACATCTGAACTATCTCTTCATCTTTGCTGCCATCTCTGAGTGGTCCCCACATGGGTAGAAGGTGGAAGGGAGGAAGTCTTTGCTCTAGagagtgctgggtgctgtgcaaAAGGGGGTGACTGTACAAGAGGGTGCTGCTGTCATCTACCTCCAAGCCGGTGCACCTACTCCTGAAGACTGGCAAGGCGGTGTGGGGCTCCCTGGATGCCAGCaagcaagggagaaagaagTAGAGGCTGGGTGGTGGTGCAAGCGTGCTGCCACCTTTGCCAGAGTGGGCAGCTGAAGCGTCAGCAGGGCTCGGCTTCCAACTCAGGCTTGACAGCAGGAGGTGGTGAAGGTCTCTCATCAGGCAGGATTTCTACCACTGCCCCGGACCGCTTGCGGGGTTCAGGAGTCTCCTCTGACCACCTCCCCACCCTGCGCACCCCTTTGGCCACTTTGGGTGCGTTCCTGCAGGGGTTGTGGTCATAGATCACCAACTTCAGGCCTGGGAGGTgagccaggctggggaagaACCGGATGGAGTTGCGATCCACGTCGATCACCTCCAGGAAAGGCATGtccaggagcacagcagggaaCTCGGACAGCAGGTTGCCCGACAGCCAGATGGTGCGCAGCTCCTGCAGGCACCGCAGCTGCGTGGGCAGCGAGCGCAGCGCGTTGGAGCCGGCGTGCAGGGTCTTGAGCAGGGTCAGCTCGCACACCACCTCGGGCAGGTACTGCAGGCAGTTGGACTCGATCCAGAGCGTCTTGAGGTTCTGCAGGAGCCGGAGCTCAAggggcaggctgcagagcttgTTGTTGCCCAGGTAGAGGATGCACAGCTGCTTCAGCGTGCACACGACCAGGGGCAGCGCTTTGAAGTTGTTGAAGTCCAGCGCCAGGATCTGCAGGTtttgcagctgctccagctcgGGGGGCAGATGGTTCAGGTTGTTGTCGCTCAGGTACAGCTTGACCAGTTCCCTAAAAGAGCAAATGTGCAGAGGCAGCCGCCTCAGCTGGCTGCCGCTCAGATCCACCATTTTATCCACTGGCATCTCTTCTAGGTCTTCCAGGAGGTACTTCTGGCACTCGTTGGAGGGCACAAAAGCAACTATGGCTTTCAGACTGTTGCCCATCCTGGGacttttctttgtttggggGTGGCTGGGAGTGTATGTACGGGACAGGAGCCCGCCTGTGCACTGGCCTGCCAGTAACTCCGTCTTCCCAATATAAGGCTCTGTTTACATGGCACCAGCTGTTAATCTCAAGGGCTCTGAAACGTTTCTGATAACCGAATGAGTGTTTGGTGATGGGGATTATGGACAGGACGATGCAGAGCGCAGGTCTCCCTCTCTCACCCACACTTCTGCTCACCCCTCCCCAAAAACATTCCTTCTTGCCTCTTCCTGCAGTGCACACTGTAAATGCTCACTGATTTTGCCCCAAGCCGTCGCCCCGAtgccccagcccctcacctctCACTCCGGCTGTGCTGTCTGTGCAGCCGGTGCTCTCTGCAGGGATTGGCTCAGGAGAGTAAACACCACAGAATACCAGATTTCTAAACCCAGATGTTTAGCTTTCATTAAACCTTCAGTGGAAACGTCGGATGTAATCGAATTGTTGTTTAAAATACCTGTCACGACTTGACTGACTTTCCAGACAAGTGGCACTTTTAGGGATTTACTTTGCAAGGTGCCAAATACATAATTTCAGAGTGTAACTTGCCACCCAGTGCTTATCTTAAGGCTTTAACACAAATTCTTGGCAAACTGCTATCTTGAGCTGCTCTACTATTTACGTTCCTAATTTAACGGCGTTTACTATAGCTTCTGGCACTCCTGACTTTGTAGGGCCTTTTTCATTGCATTATGTTTTATGCCTTGTCTGAATGCCTGTTTAATATGCTCACTATCACAACCCGCCAAGGCTGTCCTCCAGCTACCTTCCAACTGTGCTACTGCAGTCCCTGTGCCCCTACCAAAACCTGACAAGAAACTGACATGAATTTAATTCCATCAAGATTCTCACTTGTTATGAATGAGAGAAATACAATGTTAGGAATTATGACTATTTAGATGTGACAGTGTAAATTGTTCCCTCCTTCTCTCAGCAAGACTCATTGCTGTTCAGGTCAGGAGCACCTCTGATTTTTAGGATGAAATCTTGCCTTCCCATATGTACGCTTCCCTCTGTATACTTAGCTttttgagctgctgctgttttaagCTTTCTTGGGCATTATCCTACCTATGTGTTGGACACGGCTTTACCATGATCTTTGGGTATGAAAGCTGACAGAATGCTTTCACAGaatcgtggaatggtttgggttggaagggacctgaaagatcatctagttccaatccccctgccacgggcagagacaccctccactaaagcaggttgctcaaagccacaacttctctgggcaacctctgccaccttcttaccaccctcacagtaaagaatttcttcctaaaatctaatctaaatctaccctcttttgTCTTAAAGCCgttcctccttgtcctgtcactacatgcccttgtaaaaagtccctctccagatttcctgtaggaCCCATTTtggtactggaaggctgctctaaggtctccacTGAGCCTTCTCCTGGTTTTAAGGTGAAACAGCCTTTCCAGCAGCTGGCTCTCTACTTTGATACCTACAGCTTGTTGCCTTCATTTTCCATACTTACCATAATTGCAGGAAGATACTTTCTTCCAACAATCTGCAGTAGGTTTCTGGATGTTAGGTTCTACACAACCATAATACGTGATTACTGAGAGCCACATAttcttggaaaaacaaaaggcagagcaAACAGAAGATTGAGAAAAAGGCAATATCAAACAGTTAAGGTGGCCTCTGGATCTCTGGTCAAATCTGGAAATAGAGAGCTCTGTACTATCACTTGCTTTCCAATGTAAAGCAGCCCTTAGCTATCAATCGAATATAGGCTGTAGGATGTTTACTAGTCTTTTTCCCTGCAAGATGTGTCTGTGCCATGCAGCAGTGATATTATGAAATGTATGGAGGGTTTCCTGGGGCAGGAGAACTACAGAGAGGACATCTGGGAACCAGTATTGCAGCAAGTCAGAGAACAGTGAGTGCTGCAACGTGAACGCCACAAAATAGGTTTTGGATGAAGAAGCTGGGCAAAGTGTCAAGCCTGGAGAACAAAGATACGTCACAGTCATTTGTGGCTGTGCTGTGGAAGAGAGGCGCTGAAAACGCTTGCTCTCATGACGGAAGGCGGGACATGCTGGGCATAAGGTCCCAGAAGCACCAGCTGCTTCACACTGAGTGAGCACCTCAGAGAAGCCACTTCACTGCTTGAACACCACGCACCCTGGCAAAGGACTGCTGTGGGGAGCCTGTCATTCATTCCCAGATTTCACAGGTCATCCTTTTCCAAGCAGGTACCCTGGAATGTGGTCTGACTTATAAGAAAATAGTCCCACGGCCCTCATGGTTTTTGTACATGTTTCCATTTCTAAGGAGCTGTGGCACCTCCTAAAGGCAAAGCTCCCCACCCCGTAAGGCACTGTAGGCTACAGGGGTGGAAAACCAAATGCATTTGgcataaataataatgatttaCGTTCATAGTGAAGACATGCCCCTTAGACAAGCCTCGTCAGGTATCCTGCAGATCAGAACAACACAAAAACCCAGGTAAAAGtgtattaattattttgtttaggcatatttttcttaataatcCATATGGAGAGAGATAACTTTGCAATATACCTTAAATTTATAGGCACAGATActtatatattattttctacTTGAATTGCTTCTACTTAAACTTTTAAGCTGAAGACAACTATTTCTTAGCGATCCTTTGCATTGTAGTTTAATCATTATTCCAGCTTATCTAAAAGAGTCACGATGACCTTTTGTTGCTGCATTTTGTACCTGTGTTGGCTAAATGAATGTCTGCTTGGAACACACGGTGAGATCAGAGTATTTGGGGAAAATATAACCTTTGTGTGGTGGGATAACAAAGGGCTACATTTGCAATAAATGAATAATCTTGAGGTTTCTGAGAACCAGAGACTCGGTGGAGGCTCTAAGGCAAAGGCAGTCCCCTCAGTAGACCCAGGGTGGTGTTTTGAAAGCCACTTCATGTCTTCAAAGTTTTCCTGATGCCCTCCAATGTGAACATTAATGACTTCCCAGAAGCATTTGTGGCATTTGAGGAAAAGTTCAAGTGATAAAGGTGCTCGGCACAGACATTGTCTTGCTCTTGTCAAAGTGACACTGCCCTACAAGACGGCATGACATCTGCTCTGCTGCGCATCAGGTGGCACGTGTAGGCTCCTTGAGAAATGCCTTTGCTTCCTGAAAGTTCACAGATGACCACAGCTACTGCTCGCCGTCCTCATtgccagcacccagctcctgcagctcgGTGGCTGGGACAGCTGTGGGACAGAACATGTAGTTTCTTGCTGAGAACTTGTGTAAAACCTCTGAGTTCAGAAGGAACAGGAAACACTGCTCAGAGCTAGGGAATTAAAAACCCATCACAGTAAAATGGAAACCAATATAAAAGCTGTGGTTTTGagattttagtattttttgATACAAATTGAGGCTAGAGGTGCTGATGCTTTTTCAGATCTAAAGCTCTGCACACAGCTTTGGACACCAGCCTTTGCTGAATTTCTGTAGCCCTCGTGATTTTGGAGGTaagtttaaaaaagtaaaacgTGTCTCAAAATCCAGGGGATTAAAAAGCTCtaaattagtttattttaagGCAAACCAcactgtgtgtttgtttttttctgctgttttttctaGACTGGAGCATTGTTGCTAGAGCAGATGATGACTCCTGCCTCCTCTATGGTCTTAACATTCACTCTTTGCTATGCAAAACATCTGCTGTCTTCTTTGGGAGGGTACTGAGTTCCAGTTCACCTTCATGTGGTGAGCAATTTGTTTGAAATAAGTGATGTATTCCAGGGGAGAAGTTGTCATTGCTCTTTTCCCAGCCTCCTAGCATAGCCCTTTGAACAAAAATGGCTGATTATTCACATTTAGCTTTGACACatgccaggctgcagcatgtGATTGCTCACTATGCTTCCTCATGCAGAGGAAAGATTCAGAATGTCTCGTAAGTAAATCACAGACTCAGTGCTGAGCTTCCTTCCAGGCAGTTAATGGGTTTGGGGTTGCCCTCTGCCAGATCAGAGCCTCTTTTTGACACCATTATTTTTCCACCAGTTTGAGTTGGACCCAAGTGTCAGGCAGCGGTGGGAACTGCTAACCTCAGGAAactcacaggaaaacaaacccaagcgAACGCTTCCAAGTGTCTTGCTGAAATGTGTGCAAAGCCACTGGCTGTTTATTACTGCATGTTGCAGCCTgtcatggtttttattttcaaacccCATTTTTTCATGTGGCAGTCACATTTATGTTTACACCGGAGCTCTCCCATAAATAGAGAATTAAACTTCAGTTGTTAGGGGATGACTTGTCATAACCCTATCAAATGCCCTGCTGAAATGTCTCCATGTAAAAGGGAAATGGTTACATATTATGTCGTCTTTCTCTGTATTGGACACATCTGGGCTGCTTGTCACTAAAATAACCTTGAAAAGAAGCTTACTTGGAGGGAACCAGGCAGGTTTCTGGACcaccttctctttcccatcccaACAGTAGCCAAGCTCACAGCATGTATTTATGTAAATGACATTAAGGATTGTTAATAAAATGTCTATTTGGTCTACAAATAAAATGTCTATTTGGTCTACACTGTGCCCTGGTTATCTGTGTGTTAGTAGCTCTGCTGGACACCACTATTTGCACAATCCTGCCATTTCTCTGAGAGCAAATGAATCACTTTTCTGCCAAAGCGCTGACCTCCTGTGATTGATTGACCTGGCGAACAGCCCTCTGCTGACAACGGGGTATAAAAAAGGGGCTTCTGAGTAAATGAGTGTTGTTAGACTCTGACCTGCTTGGAGCCATGAGGGTGATACTGTTGGCTGTGGTTTACATCCCGTTAACCCTGGCCGTGGAACGGTAAGAAAATACATCTAGCATCACTGGTGCATGCCTCAGATGCCTTCCAGGGTGCTTGTGGCTACTTGAGgtctcaaaaaagaaacaaattcaacAAAAAAAGAGTGTATGAGAGCTCTAGAAAGCAGaaccagtgatttttttgtgtgttcattTTATGTAGAATCCCCCTTATTCGATTCAAATCTATCaagaaacagctgaaggaaaagggagaattAGAGGAATTCTGGAGGAATCACCACCCTGACATTTTTGCCCGGAGGTACCTGCATTGCTTCCCTGCAGATATTGCCTTATCAGTTGGAACTGCTTCAGAAAGGCTGTATGATTACATGAATGTAAGTACAGTTTTGGTAATGCAATCATAAGGACTCATTGTTCTCTTGAAGgcacattattttttccagcacaTTTCAAATCTAGTCTCTCAATGAATATATAGGCCTTCAAGTGGCTTGTTGCTCTACACTGTTAAGTCATATCATTAGATATTAGATCATAAAAATTAGTCTACTAGTCTGCAAAATAAAGCCTGTCTAGATCCTGGTTATCATGGGACCTAGGTAGAAAGCTGATGTAGTCTAGCAGTGGTAGTCCTGtgacaagttttatttttgtataaatcTGTATTGGACTTGATTAGGTCTCCGGACAAATGTTGATTTGCCTGTATCAATCTTGGCTCAggattgggttttttgtggCAGAACTTGATTACTTCATTTACCTGTATTCTATTTATCAGAAACTTGGATGTTTGAATGTTATAAAAAAATTCCCCAAATCTCATTTATCTGACCATGTGATGTCATAAATCAGTGATAACAAAAGACCCAGgtagaggggttttttttctgcttttatctcCTGAGTTTAATGTGTATTAAATATTGGAGACTGACCTGGGTCTCACACTAACCTGGCTGAATTGACCACCCaaattgaaaaaggaaaaaaaggagttcCGTTGGATCTCCGGCAAGTCAGCAGGTCAACCATTTTGTAAATTGTCTTTCCTGGGTTTAGCATGTTGTCCACTTATGATGGTctgttctctgttttatttGGTTCTTCTGTTCTGCTTATCTAAAGAAAAGCTAAGTTGCAGAGATGATGTGGAGGCTGCATCTgaacagggaagggaaggccAAATTAATTCAGCAAGAACTTCCTGACACTTGAGAGCCATAATGAAATATGTCAAGATGAGCTAGAGATGTGTGTGAAGAAGAATAAAGCAGACTGAAACATTTCAGCCTGCTTTAAAGCTTATCAAACAGGGATAAATCTCAAAAGGACAAACCAAACCCACTTTCCCAGCATATCCAGCCAGCACCAGGAACAGTTTTGAGGAGGTTTCAGTGCagtgtgtttgtgggttttctgttttttctttttgatgaacATGTCTCAGAACTGCCTCTCTTCACAGATTAATCGATAAAGGTTTGTTTaatacagaaaggaataaaatccTGCTGTATATTCTCTCAAATGGTGCACTTGCTTGCCTTTTCATGAGTATCTCATTCAGGGTCAGAAACTATATTCAGTGTATTAACAAGTATGCACTTGAAGATAGatattcaaatatttgtatTGCTACAAAAGGCTTGGCACTGGCTATTGCTTTTCTATCTGCATTTGAATTCCAGAAATGCCTCTTCCTAAAAATAGGCCTCTTAATGCTGAAGTGCTTTTCCAGGGCCAGATAGGGGCACTTAGACACTTACATTCGGGATGTGGATAAGCTCTTCACTCCAGCACTCATGTGTTCACAGATTATCTCTATCCTCACTTGGTATCCAGGAATGGTCAgtcatttcttttccactggaTGAACTTTGTTCAGTGCATCAGATACAGTCTATGCAACAGAACAGATTTTTGACTTACTAATAGTTGAtaattacaaaggaaaaagcccAGCCACATGTGACAGTGTTTGTGCCAGCGGTGGGAGTCCTTTGATGCTGGCAGAGGCAGGTCGTGCTGTCTCTGCATCACTGGTTTGTTACTGACATCAGTaaagtgctgctggaaaacCCATGTGGTTGTGTGAGAGTTTGACCACTGCAGTCGGTGCAATAGGGCTTGTTGACTTCCTGAGGGAACCCAACTGAGTGTTTGCTtaacaggttttaaaaatcCTGCACTGTTACGCATGCAGCTGGAGTGAAATCTGCTGCCCGCAGCACTTCTGGAGCCAGACACCCCTTCCTGTGCATGCCTTCATGTTCAAATTGCACCCAACCCCCTGAGAAAGTGTTGTGTGATACTCCCGAGCCTGCCTGTTTCTCAGGAATAGCTCACCAGCCCGGAGCTGACTGTGTTGTTTGCCCCCCAGGCACAGTACTACGGAGTTGTGAGTGTCGGCACACCGCCCCAGAAGTTCACTGTCGTGTTTGACACCGGCTCCTCCAACTTTTGGGTCCCTTCTGCTTATT
The window above is part of the Strigops habroptila isolate Jane chromosome 3, bStrHab1.2.pri, whole genome shotgun sequence genome. Proteins encoded here:
- the LRRC10 gene encoding leucine-rich repeat-containing protein 10 — translated: MGNSLKAIVAFVPSNECQKYLLEDLEEMPVDKMVDLSGSQLRRLPLHICSFRELVKLYLSDNNLNHLPPELEQLQNLQILALDFNNFKALPLVVCTLKQLCILYLGNNKLCSLPLELRLLQNLKTLWIESNCLQYLPEVVCELTLLKTLHAGSNALRSLPTQLRCLQELRTIWLSGNLLSEFPAVLLDMPFLEVIDVDRNSIRFFPSLAHLPGLKLVIYDHNPCRNAPKVAKGVRRVGRWSEETPEPRKRSGAVVEILPDERPSPPPAVKPELEAEPC